A DNA window from Calliphora vicina chromosome 1, idCalVici1.1, whole genome shotgun sequence contains the following coding sequences:
- the LOC135956595 gene encoding zinc finger protein 235-like: MSKNSKFKNKCRTCLNGSKGFQPLTKTVNEDKEETKSYGELLKDITHIDMMDETFSEMPQTICGCCIRKLKAAYTFVQQAHEANDKLWAMLNETDNDDKPINCLQEAQIDIQDCLEIKMEDEEEAGENKQALAKFEVELKKEEPDDGNGDVNTTTGKSSANKKENKETAPPKDVLESKSLSECEDDYDDDKFDTDFPKPDGEMSDSDSESDSSNDSEWAEETKTKDTSDKSKTPVKKTRKVKQTNVDDDIPTTCEQCDRVFPNASQLKRHKRITHVPEELKVQCPYCAGKFGRRHNMYAHMRIHHKDKPIEEHIIQQRKLPRQYACEKCDGTYTTKYYLLAHMKTKHNPDAEKKPQRVLLPKKRFLCTLCGGKFDTQYYLEVHIRRHTGEKPFKCDICDRAFYRPSDVQAHRRSHTGEKPFKCTICEKGFARSNKLKVHIRTHSNERPYKCTECEKAFKQSKDLTIHRRIHTGERPYVCGVCHSTFTQSNSLKLHQTKQQHFVVDQVVPPVENNFTPFVK, encoded by the exons atgagtaaaaatagtaaatttaaaaataaatgccgTACGTGTTTGAATGGTTCTAAGGGATTTCAACCGCTAACGAAAACGGTAAACGAAGATAAAGAGGAAACTAAATCTTATGGTGAATTGTTAAAGGATATAACACATATTGAT atgATGGATGAAACTTTTAGCGAAATGCCACAAACGATCTGTGGATGCTGCATACGTAAATTGAAAGCTGCCTACACTTTTGTACAACAAGCTCATGAAGCCAATGATAAACTATGGGCTATGCTGAATGAAACGGATAATGATGACAAACCTATAAATTGCTTGCAGGAAGCTCAAATAGATATACAAGATTGCTTGGAGATAAAAATGGAGGATGAGGAAGAGGCGGGAGAAAACAAGCAAGCACTAGCGAAATTCGAAgtagaattaaaaaaagaagaGCCTGATGATGGTAATGGTGACGTGAACACGACTACAGGCAAATCAAGTGCtaataaaaaggaaaataagGAAAC AGCTCCTCCTAAAGACGTACTTGAATCGAAATCCCTGTCCGAGTGTGAAGACGACTATGATGATGATAAATTTGATACAGACTTTCCAAAGCCAGATGGCGAAATGTCGGACAGTGATAGTGAATCGGATTCCTCCAATGATTCAGAGTGGGCCGAAGAAACTAAAACAAAAGACACCAGTGATAAATCGAAAACTCCAGTTAAAAAAACCAGaaaagtaaaacaaacaaatgtgGATGATGATATACCCACCACCTGCGAACAATGTGATAGAGTATTTCCCAATGCTAGTCAGCTGAAGCGTCACAAGCGTATTACACACGTTCCCGAAGAGTTAAAAGTTCAATGTCCATATTGTGCAGGCAAATTTGGACGCCGCCACAATATGTACGCTCATATGAGAATACATCACAAGGACAAACCCATAGAAGAGCACATAATACAGCAAAGAAAACTTCCGCGACAGTACGCATGCGAAAAATGTGATGGCACATACACTACCAAATATTATTTGCTGGCTCACATGAAAACCAAACACAATCCGGATGCAGAGAAAAAACCACAACGAGTATTATTACCCAAAAAACGTTTCCTTTGCACATTGTGTGGTGGCAAATTCGATACACAGTATTATTTAGAAGTTCACATTCGAAGACATACCGGTGAAAAACCTTTCAAATGTGATATCTGTGATCGAGCTTTCTATAGGCCTTCAGATGTGCAAGCCCATCGTCGTTCACATACCGGAGAGAAACCATTCAAATGCACCATATGTGAGAAAGGATTTGCAAGATCGAATAAGCTGAAAGTTCATATACGTACACATTCCAATGAGCGTCCCTATAAGTGTACTGAATGCGAGAAggcctttaaacaatcaaaaGATTTGACTATACACAGACGCATACACACTGGCGAAAGACCGTATGTATGTGGTGTGTGCCACAGTACATTTACCCAAAGTAATTCTTTGAAATTACATCAAACCAAACAGCAACATTTTGTA